The Edaphobacter sp. 12200R-103 genome contains a region encoding:
- a CDS encoding DUF1810 domain-containing protein: MTTAGDSYDLERFLSAQQGVYETACAELRAGEKQSHWMWFIFPQIQGLGSSEMARRYAISSLEEAHAYLEHPVLGQRLRDCTNILMGLEGRTAEKIFGYPDYLKFHSSMTLFAHAATISEEDLIFSQALDKYFAGREDAATIQRL; encoded by the coding sequence ATGACGACAGCAGGAGATTCGTACGATCTGGAACGTTTTTTGTCCGCGCAGCAGGGAGTCTACGAGACGGCCTGCGCCGAACTCCGCGCCGGAGAGAAGCAGAGCCACTGGATGTGGTTCATCTTTCCGCAGATCCAGGGGCTGGGATCGAGCGAGATGGCGCGCCGCTACGCCATCTCCTCACTCGAGGAGGCGCACGCCTACCTGGAGCATCCCGTGCTGGGCCAGCGTTTACGCGACTGCACCAACATCCTGATGGGCCTGGAAGGACGCACTGCGGAGAAGATCTTCGGCTATCCGGACTACCTGAAATTCCACTCCAGCATGACGCTGTTTGCGCATGCGGCCACGATCTCCGAAGAAGACCTGATCTTCAGCCAGGCGCTGGACAAATATTTTGCCGGGCGGGAAGACGCGGCGACGATCCAGAGGCTCTAA